GTCCAGTCCCGCAGGTCGTGGACGTGGACGTCGAGCTGGCCGCGCGCCCGCGCCTTGCCGACGAGCGAGACGTTCAGCGGCTCCAGGTATTCGGGGAAGATCGTGACGACGTCGAGACGCATCAGGCGTCGTCCCCGGCGGCCGCGGCCTCTTCGTCACGGCTCGAAACGACCTCGGCGCGGTCGTCGATCAGGCCGGGCGGCGGCGTGATGACGCAGCGCTGCTCCTCCAGGTCGATCTCGGCGACGATCTCCTCCACGAAGGGGATCATCACCTCGCTGCCGTCGGGCCGTTCCACGATGAAGAGGTCCTGCGAGGGCAGGTGCGAGATCTCGGTGATCCGGCCGATCTCCGTACCGTCCTCCAGCACTACGTCCAGGTCCATCAGCTGGTGGTCGTAGTACTCGTCCTCCTCCTCCGGAAGCTCCGTGGGGTCCACCTCGGCGATGAGCAGGATGTTGCGCAGCGCCTCGGCACCGGTGCGGTCCTTGACGCCCTCGAAGCGCAGCAGCAGCCGCCCGCTGTGCACCCGGCCCGTCTCGATGGTCAGCGGGCCCGCCGACG
This Streptomyces sp. NBC_00539 DNA region includes the following protein-coding sequences:
- the rimM gene encoding ribosome maturation factor RimM (Essential for efficient processing of 16S rRNA) — protein: MQLVVARIGRAHGIKGEVTVEVRTDEPELRLGPGAVLQTEPASAGPLTIETGRVHSGRLLLRFEGVKDRTGAEALRNILLIAEVDPTELPEEEDEYYDHQLMDLDVVLEDGTEIGRITEISHLPSQDLFIVERPDGSEVMIPFVEEIVAEIDLEEQRCVITPPPGLIDDRAEVVSSRDEEAAAAGDDA